In Pseudomonas sp. Leaf58, one DNA window encodes the following:
- a CDS encoding type I secretion system permease/ATPase, producing MHKPPRTRSELADALFRLRRSFYALAAFSGVINVMMLTPAVYMLQVYDRALVSRNVTTLTMLTLLVVGLFLLMSALEMIRTRVLIRVGNCLDMDLNRRLFSAAFERNLSRAGGNPAQALQDLAQVRQFLTGNGLFAFFDAPWTPIYLLVCYLIHPLLGLVTLVGSLLLVGLAYLTEKATQKPLAEANQAALSSASYANNNLRNAEVIEAMGMLPAIGKRWYQGHLRILQMQTLASDRAALISSTGRFVRITLQSVILGAGALLAIEGKITPGMMIACSILTGRALGPVEQVIASWKQLLGCRSAWGRLNELLQDYPQRPPSMSLQRPLGMLAVENVIAGAPGTNNTIVRGVSFSLMPGESLGIIGPSASGKSTLARLLVGVWPAQAGKVRLDGADIFTWNKAELGPWLGYLPQDVELFEGSIAENIARFAEVDSDAVIRAARSSGVHDMILRFPQGYDTRLAADGSPLSGGQKQRIALARALYGEPNLVVLDEPNANLDDLGEKALVDALAELKARAATVILISHRPNVLCAVDKVLMLRDGAVHMLGSRDEVFAALRKASVIPATAAAPLTSVKVRE from the coding sequence ATGCACAAGCCGCCGCGTACCCGTTCCGAACTGGCTGATGCGCTGTTTCGCTTGCGTCGCAGCTTCTACGCCCTGGCCGCCTTCAGCGGTGTGATAAACGTCATGATGTTGACGCCAGCGGTGTACATGCTGCAGGTATACGACCGTGCTCTGGTCAGCCGCAACGTCACTACTTTGACGATGCTCACGCTGCTGGTGGTGGGGTTGTTTCTGCTGATGTCGGCCTTGGAGATGATCCGCACCCGCGTACTGATCCGCGTCGGCAACTGCCTGGACATGGACCTCAACCGACGCCTGTTCAGCGCCGCCTTCGAGCGCAACCTGAGCCGCGCCGGCGGCAACCCGGCCCAGGCCCTGCAAGACCTGGCGCAGGTGCGCCAGTTTCTTACCGGCAATGGCCTGTTCGCCTTCTTCGATGCCCCCTGGACCCCGATTTACCTACTGGTCTGCTACCTGATCCACCCCTTGCTGGGGCTGGTCACGTTGGTCGGTTCGCTGCTCCTGGTGGGCCTGGCCTACCTCACCGAAAAGGCGACGCAAAAGCCCTTGGCCGAAGCCAACCAGGCGGCCCTGTCGTCGGCCAGCTACGCCAACAACAACCTGCGCAACGCCGAAGTGATCGAAGCCATGGGCATGCTGCCCGCCATCGGCAAGCGCTGGTACCAAGGCCACCTGCGCATCCTGCAGATGCAAACCTTGGCTTCCGACCGCGCGGCGCTGATTAGCAGTACCGGGCGCTTCGTGCGCATCACTTTGCAGTCGGTGATCCTCGGTGCCGGCGCACTGCTGGCCATCGAAGGCAAAATCACCCCCGGCATGATGATCGCCTGCTCGATCCTGACCGGCCGCGCGCTGGGCCCGGTGGAACAAGTAATCGCTTCGTGGAAGCAACTGCTAGGCTGCCGCTCGGCCTGGGGCCGGCTCAACGAGTTGCTGCAAGACTACCCACAGCGGCCACCGAGCATGTCGCTGCAGCGGCCACTGGGCATGCTGGCCGTAGAAAACGTAATCGCCGGTGCCCCCGGCACTAACAACACCATCGTGCGCGGCGTGAGTTTCAGCCTGATGCCCGGCGAGAGCCTAGGCATCATCGGCCCTTCGGCCTCGGGCAAGTCCACCCTCGCCCGCCTGCTGGTAGGGGTATGGCCGGCCCAAGCCGGCAAGGTGCGCCTGGACGGTGCCGACATCTTCACCTGGAACAAGGCCGAACTAGGCCCCTGGCTGGGCTACCTGCCGCAGGACGTGGAGCTGTTCGAAGGCAGCATCGCCGAGAACATCGCCCGCTTTGCCGAAGTGGACAGCGATGCAGTGATCCGCGCCGCCCGCAGCAGTGGCGTGCACGATATGATCCTGCGCTTCCCGCAGGGCTACGACACCCGCCTGGCGGCCGACGGCAGCCCGCTGTCAGGCGGCCAGAAGCAACGCATCGCCCTGGCCCGCGCGCTGTATGGCGAACCCAACCTGGTGGTGCTGGACGAGCCCAATGCTAACCTCGACGACCTCGGCGAAAAGGCCTTGGTCGACGCGCTGGCTGAGCTCAAGGCGCGTGCGGCCACGGTGATCCTGATCTCCCACCGGCCCAACGTGCTGTGCGCGGTCGACAAGGTGCTGATGCTGCGCGACGGTGCCGTGCACATGCTTGGTAGCCGCGACGAAGTGTTCGCGGCGCTGCGCAAGGCCAGCGTAATCCCGGCAACGGCGGCTGCGCCGTTGACTTCAGTAAAAGTACGGGAGTGA
- a CDS encoding HlyD family type I secretion periplasmic adaptor subunit has translation MQMSQPTELIPAEARNLIDLDAGRPVRWGVWLVVAGFGGFLLWSCLAPLDAGVVATGTVKVTSNRKAVQHLTGGTVEAILVHEGDVLKKGQEVVRLDALRAVAEQGALSAQYIVSKTVENRLEAERDGRDTITFDPALLKHFGSDPRLLAAMDLQQRLLDTRRAGLAGELSILEENLAATAVQLKGLQQVYGARASQIGFLNQELQGTRVLAAEGYVPRNRLLELERSNADLSAGQAENLNNIARARSQATEIKLRILQRQHDYLKEVESQLTDTAKENTTLADRLRALDYEVTHTVIRSPIDGMVQALSIATVGGIIQPGAKIMEVVPLDEPLQVDAMIPVQAIDKMVPGLDVDLAFPAFNHAQTPNIPGRVKTISADRLMDEESKQPFYLAQVEVTQAGMSLLGSNHIRPGMPATVTIKTGERNLLSYLLKPMLERVDAAFKEQ, from the coding sequence ATGCAGATGAGCCAACCCACCGAATTGATCCCCGCCGAGGCGCGCAACCTGATCGACCTGGATGCCGGCCGGCCAGTACGCTGGGGCGTGTGGCTGGTCGTCGCCGGCTTTGGCGGTTTCCTGTTGTGGTCGTGCCTGGCGCCGCTGGATGCCGGCGTGGTCGCCACCGGCACGGTCAAGGTCACCAGCAACCGCAAAGCGGTGCAACACCTGACCGGCGGCACCGTCGAGGCGATTCTGGTACATGAAGGCGATGTGTTGAAGAAAGGCCAGGAGGTGGTGCGCCTCGACGCCCTGCGCGCCGTAGCCGAACAGGGCGCGCTCAGTGCCCAGTACATCGTCAGCAAAACCGTGGAAAACCGCCTAGAAGCTGAGCGCGATGGCCGCGACACGATCACTTTCGACCCTGCCCTGCTCAAGCACTTTGGCAGCGACCCGCGCCTGCTGGCGGCCATGGACCTGCAACAGCGCCTGCTGGACACTCGCCGCGCCGGCCTTGCCGGTGAACTGAGCATCCTCGAGGAAAACCTGGCCGCCACGGCGGTGCAGCTCAAGGGTTTGCAGCAGGTATACGGCGCCCGCGCCTCGCAGATCGGCTTCCTCAACCAAGAACTGCAAGGCACCCGGGTGCTGGCCGCCGAGGGCTATGTGCCGCGCAACCGCCTGCTGGAGCTGGAGCGCAGCAATGCCGACCTGTCCGCCGGCCAGGCCGAAAACCTCAACAACATCGCCCGGGCCCGCAGCCAGGCCACCGAAATCAAACTGCGCATCCTGCAGCGCCAGCACGACTACCTGAAGGAGGTGGAGTCGCAACTGACCGACACTGCCAAGGAAAACACCACCCTGGCCGACCGCCTGCGCGCACTGGACTACGAAGTGACGCATACGGTGATCCGCTCACCGATCGACGGCATGGTCCAGGCCCTGAGCATCGCCACGGTCGGCGGCATCATCCAGCCTGGGGCCAAGATCATGGAGGTGGTGCCGCTCGACGAACCGCTGCAAGTCGACGCGATGATTCCGGTGCAGGCCATCGACAAGATGGTCCCAGGCCTGGACGTGGACCTAGCCTTCCCGGCCTTCAACCATGCGCAAACGCCGAACATCCCCGGGCGGGTCAAAACCATTTCCGCCGACCGCCTGATGGACGAAGAAAGCAAGCAGCCGTTCTACCTGGCCCAGGTAGAAGTGACCCAGGCCGGCATGAGCCTGCTGGGCAGTAACCACATTCGCCCTGGCATGCCGGCCACCGTCACCATCAAGACCGGTGAGCGCAACCTGCTCAGCTACCTGCTCAAACCGATGCTCGAACGCGTGGACGCCGCGTTCAAGGAGCAATGA
- a CDS encoding TolC family outer membrane protein encodes MKRPCLMLCLLGVAVQANAMDLKQAWDLLQYQGPIYRAAVHEKEAGSENRAIGQAGLLPQINAGGYFNKINGSQRQNGQDNDLDYDSKGANVRLRQPLFNKQKMAEYRQGQQRADYSVAVFDAKSQDAAVRLADAYFDVLLASETITLAKAKLHAFEEQLASAKRRMELGAGTVTDIDESVARRDLAEADLIEAQDNLVNARRKLEEYIGETPQSLTTLQPGFNTPPLMPGNLQDWLVKAQADSPLIHARRHSYELAEEEVQRARAGHYPTLDFVAGYTAGSSQSISELNQRNHYSSIGLELNIPLYSGGSTSALTRQASANSSKALDELDATRQEVISGTTREYRGVQSGALRIQALEKAVASNERSLTSARKGFKEGGTSTNSDVLNAEELLYDARHDLFEAKLNYLMSRLRLASAVGNLGDDDIDQINDYLGPELIVSN; translated from the coding sequence ATGAAACGCCCATGCCTGATGTTGTGCCTGCTGGGGGTGGCCGTACAGGCCAATGCCATGGACCTTAAACAAGCCTGGGACCTGCTGCAGTACCAGGGCCCGATCTACCGCGCCGCCGTGCATGAGAAAGAAGCCGGCAGCGAAAACCGCGCCATCGGCCAGGCCGGCCTGCTGCCGCAGATCAACGCCGGCGGCTACTTCAACAAGATCAATGGCAGCCAGCGCCAGAACGGCCAGGACAACGACCTGGACTATGACTCCAAGGGCGCCAACGTGCGCCTGCGCCAGCCGCTGTTCAACAAGCAGAAGATGGCCGAGTATCGCCAAGGCCAACAACGTGCCGACTACAGCGTGGCGGTGTTCGACGCCAAGAGCCAAGATGCCGCGGTGCGCCTGGCCGACGCCTACTTCGACGTACTGCTGGCGAGTGAAACCATTACCCTGGCCAAAGCCAAGTTGCATGCCTTCGAAGAGCAGCTGGCGTCGGCGAAGCGGCGCATGGAGTTGGGCGCTGGTACGGTCACCGACATCGACGAGTCGGTGGCCCGCCGCGACCTGGCCGAGGCCGACCTGATCGAGGCCCAGGACAACTTGGTCAACGCCCGCCGCAAACTGGAGGAATACATCGGTGAAACCCCGCAGTCCCTGACCACCTTGCAGCCAGGCTTCAACACCCCACCGCTGATGCCAGGCAACCTGCAGGATTGGCTGGTCAAGGCCCAGGCCGACAGCCCGTTGATTCACGCGCGCCGGCACAGTTACGAGCTGGCCGAAGAAGAGGTGCAACGCGCCCGCGCTGGGCACTACCCAACCCTGGATTTCGTCGCGGGCTATACCGCTGGTAGCAGCCAGTCGATTTCCGAACTGAACCAACGTAACCACTACAGCTCAATCGGGCTGGAGCTGAACATCCCGCTGTACAGCGGTGGCAGCACCAGCGCCCTGACCCGCCAGGCCAGCGCCAACAGCTCCAAGGCCCTGGATGAGCTGGACGCCACGCGCCAGGAGGTGATTTCGGGCACCACCCGCGAGTACCGCGGGGTGCAGAGTGGCGCCTTGCGCATCCAGGCGCTGGAAAAGGCCGTGGCGTCCAACGAGCGCTCGCTGACCTCGGCCCGCAAGGGCTTCAAGGAAGGCGGCACCAGCACCAATTCGGATGTGCTCAATGCCGAAGAGCTGCTGTATGACGCCCGTCACGACCTGTTCGAGGCCAAGTTGAACTACCTGATGTCGCGGCTGCGCCTGGCGTCGGCGGTGGGTAACCTGGGCGATGACGACATCGACCAGATCAACGACTACCTTGGGCCGGAGCTGATAGTGAGTAACTGA
- a CDS encoding GGDEF domain-containing protein, giving the protein MPVDLQTLYPRLIHLMLDTVFVVDRDNQIVFVSDACEALLGYQACELIGTPITDYMHPDDLAMTRASIVRVMNGQPHYDFRNRYLRKDGGIVHILWAASWSEEANARIGVARDVTAQRQAEEELRFLAHHDPLTRLANRAMFNERLDTALAAARRHNRPLALLFLDINDFKNINDNHGHSVGDRVLCTLAQRLEACVGATDTVARMGGDEFTVLLADYTSPEAIVEQMAHILAAMAEPLGAEFVGIDAPSCSIGMACFPEDGNDADMLLRHADGDMYRIKRQRTALG; this is encoded by the coding sequence ATGCCCGTAGACTTGCAAACGTTGTATCCCAGGCTGATTCACCTGATGCTGGACACGGTGTTCGTGGTCGACAGGGATAACCAGATCGTTTTCGTCAGCGATGCCTGCGAGGCGCTGCTGGGTTATCAGGCCTGCGAACTGATCGGTACCCCGATCACCGACTACATGCACCCTGACGACCTGGCGATGACCCGCGCATCGATTGTGCGGGTGATGAACGGTCAACCGCATTACGACTTCCGCAACCGCTACCTGCGCAAGGATGGCGGCATCGTGCATATTCTGTGGGCGGCCTCCTGGTCCGAAGAGGCCAATGCCCGCATCGGTGTGGCCCGCGACGTCACCGCCCAACGCCAGGCCGAGGAGGAGTTGCGCTTCCTCGCCCACCACGACCCGCTGACCCGCCTGGCCAACCGGGCCATGTTCAATGAACGGCTGGACACCGCCCTGGCCGCGGCCCGGCGCCACAACCGCCCGCTGGCCTTGCTGTTCCTCGATATCAATGACTTCAAGAACATCAACGACAACCACGGGCACAGCGTGGGCGACCGCGTGCTGTGCACACTGGCACAGCGCTTGGAGGCTTGCGTGGGGGCGACCGACACGGTGGCACGCATGGGCGGTGACGAGTTCACTGTACTGCTGGCCGATTACACCTCGCCCGAGGCCATAGTCGAACAAATGGCCCACATCCTGGCCGCCATGGCCGAGCCACTGGGTGCCGAGTTTGTTGGCATCGACGCGCCGTCCTGCAGCATTGGCATGGCCTGCTTCCCCGAGGACGGCAACGACGCCGACATGCTGCTGCGTCATGCTGATGGGGACATGTACCGGATCAAGCGACAGCGCACCGCGCTAGGCTGA
- the chrA gene encoding chromate efflux transporter, with product MTEHLQGTAERAPGHIGLFEALLFWLKLGFISFGGPAGQIAIMHQELVERRRWISERRFLHALNYCMLLPGPEAQQLATYIGWLMHRSWGGVIAGVLFVLPSLFILIGLSWVYLAWGEVPVVAGIFYGIKPAVTAIVVHASHRIGTRALKNGWLWAIAGASFVAIFALNVPFPLIVLAAALLGYVGGRLLPAQFAPGGGHPAAKASHGPALIDDDTPAPAHARFSWGRLLRLLLVGAALWLLPMAALMAVFGWQGTLTQMGWFFTKAALLTFGGAYAVLPYVYQGAVGHYGWLSPTQMIDGLALGETTPGPLIMVVAFVGFVGGYVHPMFGAEQAFMAGAVAASLVTWFTFLPSFLFILAGGPLVESTHNELKFTAPLSGITAAVVGVILNLALFFGYHVLWPAGFDGPFDWPSAVIALAAAVALFRYKRGVIQVLLACALAGLASHLLSAAQ from the coding sequence ATGACAGAACACCTGCAAGGCACTGCCGAGCGAGCGCCTGGCCACATCGGCCTGTTCGAAGCCTTGCTGTTCTGGCTAAAGCTGGGCTTCATCAGCTTCGGCGGGCCAGCCGGGCAGATCGCGATCATGCACCAGGAGCTGGTGGAGCGGCGCCGTTGGATCAGTGAGCGGCGCTTCTTGCACGCCCTCAACTACTGCATGCTGCTGCCTGGGCCCGAAGCCCAGCAACTGGCCACCTACATCGGCTGGTTGATGCACCGCAGCTGGGGTGGGGTGATTGCCGGGGTGCTGTTCGTGCTGCCGTCGCTGTTCATCCTGATCGGCCTGTCGTGGGTTTACCTGGCCTGGGGCGAAGTGCCGGTAGTGGCCGGGATTTTCTATGGGATCAAGCCAGCCGTAACCGCCATCGTCGTGCATGCCAGCCACCGCATTGGCACGCGCGCCCTGAAAAATGGCTGGCTGTGGGCTATTGCCGGCGCCTCGTTCGTGGCCATCTTTGCGCTTAACGTGCCCTTCCCGCTGATTGTGCTGGCGGCCGCGCTGCTGGGTTATGTGGGCGGGCGCCTGCTACCGGCGCAGTTCGCGCCTGGCGGCGGCCACCCGGCGGCCAAGGCCAGCCATGGCCCGGCGCTGATCGACGACGACACCCCAGCACCAGCGCACGCCCGCTTTAGCTGGGGGCGCCTGCTGAGGTTGCTGCTGGTGGGGGCCGCACTGTGGCTGCTGCCCATGGCTGCGCTGATGGCCGTGTTTGGCTGGCAGGGCACGCTAACGCAAATGGGCTGGTTCTTCACCAAGGCGGCCTTGTTGACCTTCGGCGGTGCCTATGCGGTATTGCCCTACGTCTACCAGGGTGCCGTCGGCCATTACGGCTGGCTGTCGCCAACGCAGATGATCGATGGCCTGGCACTGGGTGAAACCACCCCTGGGCCACTGATCATGGTGGTGGCCTTCGTCGGCTTCGTCGGCGGCTATGTGCACCCCATGTTCGGCGCCGAGCAGGCGTTCATGGCCGGCGCGGTGGCGGCTAGCCTGGTGACCTGGTTCACCTTCCTGCCCTCGTTCCTGTTCATCCTCGCTGGCGGCCCGCTGGTGGAATCGACCCACAACGAACTGAAGTTCACCGCCCCACTGAGCGGGATAACCGCCGCCGTGGTAGGCGTAATCCTCAACCTGGCGCTGTTCTTCGGCTACCACGTGCTATGGCCGGCCGGTTTCGACGGGCCGTTCGACTGGCCTTCGGCAGTCATTGCGCTGGCGGCGGCCGTAGCGCTTTTTCGCTACAAACGTGGGGTGATCCAGGTGTTGCTGGCGTGTGCCCTGGCAGGCCTTGCCAGCCATCTGTTGAGCGCGGCACAGTGA